The following proteins are encoded in a genomic region of Pseudomonas saponiphila:
- a CDS encoding LysR family transcriptional regulator codes for MSQFPSIDTEVLRTFVAIADEGGFTRAGERVNRTQSAVSMQMKRLEEDVLQRQLFQRDGRQVKLTAEGQVLLGYARRILKLHSEVFNTLREPHMVGLVRIGTPDDYVMRFLPGILSRFALSYPLIQIEVHCESSKQLLQRQDLDLSIVTRKPGSEIGQLLRKERFVWAAAQCFTPHEQMPLPLAMFNSDCFCRLWACNALDAIGLDYRIAYNSSSLSAIMAVVSAGLAVTAQLESLITPDLRILGENEGLPELPEASIMLVRNLNTPSPITECLAEHIIEGFKL; via the coding sequence ATGTCCCAATTCCCCAGCATCGACACCGAAGTTCTGCGCACCTTCGTCGCCATCGCCGATGAAGGCGGTTTTACCCGGGCCGGCGAGCGGGTCAATCGCACTCAATCCGCGGTGAGCATGCAGATGAAGCGCCTGGAGGAAGACGTGCTGCAGCGCCAGCTGTTCCAGCGCGACGGGCGCCAGGTCAAGCTCACCGCCGAGGGCCAGGTGCTGCTGGGCTACGCCCGACGCATCCTGAAACTGCACAGCGAAGTGTTCAATACCCTGCGCGAGCCGCACATGGTGGGCCTGGTACGCATCGGCACCCCGGACGACTATGTGATGCGCTTTCTGCCGGGGATTCTGTCGCGCTTTGCCCTGAGCTATCCGCTGATCCAGATCGAGGTGCATTGCGAATCATCCAAGCAACTGCTGCAACGCCAGGACCTGGACCTGTCCATCGTCACCCGCAAGCCGGGCAGCGAAATCGGCCAGCTTCTGCGCAAGGAACGCTTCGTCTGGGCCGCAGCCCAGTGCTTCACGCCACATGAGCAGATGCCACTGCCGCTGGCCATGTTCAATAGCGACTGCTTCTGCCGGCTCTGGGCCTGCAACGCCCTGGATGCCATCGGCCTCGACTATCGGATTGCCTACAACAGTTCCAGCCTGTCGGCGATCATGGCGGTGGTCAGTGCCGGGCTGGCGGTTACCGCACAGCTGGAAAGCCTGATCACCCCGGACCTGCGCATCCTCGGTGAAAACGAAGGGCTGCCGGAACTGCCCGAGGCCAGCATCATGCTGGTGCGCAACCTCAACACTCCCTCGCCCATCACCGAGTGCCTGGCAGAGCACATCATCGAAGGCTTCAAACTTTAA
- a CDS encoding DUF1127 domain-containing protein: MKGQKGYVLVHKLSFQALTFSGLWRRVMRWHELGRERRMLAGLSDEALKDLGLTRVDVEHERVRPFWDDPMHK; this comes from the coding sequence ATGAAAGGTCAAAAGGGTTATGTGCTGGTCCACAAGCTGTCGTTTCAGGCGCTGACATTCAGCGGCCTGTGGCGCCGGGTGATGCGCTGGCATGAGCTTGGGCGCGAGCGCCGGATGCTGGCCGGGCTGAGCGATGAGGCGTTGAAGGACCTGGGTCTGACGCGGGTCGATGTCGAGCATGAGCGGGTCCGCCCGTTCTGGGACGACCCGATGCATAAATAG
- a CDS encoding winged helix-turn-helix domain-containing protein: MPAECSFSLKQARRLALAAQGFGGRRPPATIKAAGLNRQIERLGLLQIDSVNALVRAHYLPLFSRLGSYPQALLDQAAWSQGRQRTLFEYWGHEASLLPMSMYPLLRWRMQRARQGQGIYAQLARFGQERLGTVRRVLAAVQEQGALGAGSLCTREERAGPWWDWSDEKHALEWLFAAGEVTVAGRRGFERLYDLPERVLPAAILQQPPLDEAQAQRGLLMHAAGALGVATEKDLRDYFRLDPGDSRARLAELLESGDLLSCEVQGWRQPAYCLPQVRVPRRVEASALLSPFDSLIWERSRTERLFDFRYRLEIYTPRHKRVYGYYVLPFLHNERIVARVDLRAERAQGCLAVHAVHEEEPGLDEEGVRALAGQLRQMADWLGLEQIQLNCRRDGAHRLREVLA, from the coding sequence ATGCCCGCAGAATGTTCTTTCTCACTCAAGCAGGCTCGTCGATTGGCCCTGGCGGCCCAGGGCTTCGGCGGGCGTCGGCCGCCGGCAACGATCAAGGCCGCAGGGCTCAATCGACAGATCGAGCGCCTGGGCCTGCTGCAGATCGATTCGGTCAACGCCTTGGTGCGGGCGCATTACCTGCCGCTGTTTTCCCGCCTGGGCAGTTATCCACAGGCATTGCTCGACCAGGCCGCCTGGAGTCAGGGCCGGCAACGCACCTTGTTCGAGTATTGGGGGCATGAGGCGTCGTTGCTGCCCATGTCCATGTACCCATTGCTGCGCTGGCGGATGCAGCGGGCGCGGCAAGGGCAGGGCATCTACGCGCAGCTGGCGCGTTTTGGCCAGGAGCGCCTGGGCACTGTCCGGCGGGTGCTGGCGGCGGTCCAGGAGCAGGGCGCGCTGGGTGCCGGCAGCCTCTGCACCCGCGAGGAACGCGCCGGGCCCTGGTGGGATTGGAGCGATGAAAAGCACGCCCTGGAATGGTTGTTCGCCGCTGGTGAGGTGACGGTGGCCGGGCGTCGTGGCTTCGAGCGCCTCTACGATTTGCCGGAGCGGGTGCTGCCTGCAGCCATTCTCCAGCAGCCACCACTGGACGAGGCCCAGGCCCAGCGCGGTTTGCTGATGCACGCGGCCGGGGCCCTGGGCGTGGCCACGGAAAAGGATCTGCGGGACTACTTTCGTCTTGATCCCGGCGATAGCCGTGCGCGGCTGGCGGAGTTGCTGGAGTCCGGCGACCTGTTGAGCTGCGAAGTGCAGGGCTGGCGCCAGCCGGCCTATTGTCTGCCGCAGGTCAGGGTGCCGCGCAGGGTCGAGGCCAGTGCGCTGCTCTCACCTTTCGATTCGCTGATCTGGGAGCGCAGCCGTACCGAGCGGCTGTTCGACTTCCGCTACCGGCTGGAGATCTACACGCCAAGGCATAAGCGGGTCTATGGCTATTACGTGCTGCCGTTCCTGCACAACGAGCGGATTGTCGCCCGGGTCGATCTGCGGGCGGAGCGGGCCCAAGGCTGTCTGGCAGTGCATGCGGTGCATGAGGAAGAGCCGGGCCTGGACGAGGAGGGCGTCCGCGCACTGGCCGGGCAATTGCGACAGATGGCCGACTGGCTGGGGCTGGAGCAGATTCAGCTCAATTGCCGGCGTGATGGTGCGCACCGTCTGCGTGAGGTGCTGGCGTAA
- a CDS encoding class II 3-deoxy-7-phosphoheptulonate synthase: MSQPWSPDSWRALPIQQQPQYPDAAHLLQVEQTLASYPPLVFAGEARELRRQFAEVTQGRAFLLQGGDCAESFAEFSAAKIRDTFKVLLQMAIVMTFAAGCPVVKVGRMAGQFAKPRSANDETINGVTLPAYRGDIVNGIGFDEKSRVPDPDRLLQSYHQATATLNLLRAFAQGGFADLHQVHKWNLDFIANSALAEKYSQLADRIDETLAFMRACGMDSSPQLRETSFFTAHEALLLNYEEAFVRRDSLTNDYYDCSAHMLWIGDRTRQLDGAHVEFLRGVNNPIGVKVGPSMNTEELIRLIDILNPSNDPGRLNLIVRMGANKVGDHLPQLIRAVEREGKQVLWSSDPMHGNTIKASSGYKTRDFAQILTEVKEFFQVHQAEGSYAGGIHIEMTGQNVTECIGGARPITEDGLSDRYHTHCDPRMNADQSLELAFLIAETLKQVKR; encoded by the coding sequence ATGAGCCAACCCTGGAGCCCCGACAGCTGGCGCGCCCTGCCGATCCAGCAACAACCCCAGTACCCCGACGCCGCACATCTGCTGCAGGTCGAGCAGACCCTGGCCAGTTATCCACCGCTGGTGTTTGCCGGTGAGGCCCGGGAGTTGCGCCGCCAGTTCGCCGAGGTCACCCAGGGTCGCGCCTTCCTGCTGCAGGGCGGCGATTGTGCCGAAAGCTTCGCCGAGTTCTCCGCGGCGAAGATCCGCGACACCTTCAAGGTGCTGCTGCAGATGGCCATTGTCATGACCTTTGCCGCCGGCTGCCCGGTGGTCAAGGTCGGGCGCATGGCCGGGCAGTTCGCCAAGCCGCGCTCGGCCAACGACGAAACCATCAATGGCGTGACCTTGCCGGCCTATCGTGGCGACATCGTCAACGGCATTGGCTTCGACGAGAAAAGCCGGGTACCGGACCCGGACCGCCTGCTGCAGTCCTACCACCAGGCCACGGCCACCCTGAACCTGCTGCGGGCCTTTGCCCAGGGCGGGTTCGCCGACCTGCATCAGGTGCACAAGTGGAACCTGGACTTCATCGCCAACTCGGCCCTGGCCGAGAAGTACAGCCAACTGGCGGACCGCATCGATGAAACCCTGGCCTTCATGCGTGCCTGCGGCATGGACAGCTCGCCGCAACTGCGCGAAACCAGCTTCTTCACGGCCCACGAAGCCCTGCTGCTCAATTACGAAGAAGCCTTCGTGCGACGCGACAGCCTGACCAACGACTACTACGACTGCTCGGCCCACATGCTGTGGATCGGCGACCGCACCCGCCAGCTCGACGGTGCCCACGTCGAGTTCCTGCGCGGGGTGAACAACCCGATCGGGGTCAAGGTCGGCCCGAGCATGAACACCGAGGAACTGATCCGCCTGATCGATATCCTCAACCCGAGCAACGATCCCGGCCGCCTCAACCTGATCGTGCGCATGGGTGCGAACAAGGTCGGCGATCATCTGCCGCAGCTGATCCGCGCCGTGGAACGCGAAGGCAAGCAAGTGCTCTGGAGCTCGGACCCGATGCACGGCAACACCATCAAGGCCAGCAGCGGCTACAAGACCCGGGATTTCGCGCAGATCCTGACTGAGGTCAAGGAGTTCTTCCAGGTGCATCAGGCCGAAGGCAGCTATGCCGGCGGCATCCATATCGAGATGACCGGGCAGAACGTCACCGAGTGCATCGGCGGCGCCCGTCCGATCACCGAAGACGGTCTGTCGGACCGCTATCACACTCATTGCGACCCGCGGATGAATGCCGACCAGTCGCTGGAACTGGCCTTCCTGATCGCCGAGACGCTCAAGCAGGTCAAGCGCTGA
- a CDS encoding spermidine synthase — protein sequence MTEERVERVLAEVHDEFGMIRVLEVADYRFLEFGDAIEQSCVFTADPSWLEYDYTRAMLIGALCHSAPESALFLGLGAGTLTQACLKFLPLEDVEAIELRPDVPRLAIEYLGLDDDPRLYIRIGDALELLDSAECADLIFVDLYTDVGPGVGHLAWGFLENCQKRLNPGGWLVINQWATDDGKPLGAALLRGLYHRHYWELPVKEGNVILIVPSDLEQTLDLPALNARAEALAPRLGYSLQPLIKAIRPAT from the coding sequence ATGACTGAGGAGCGCGTCGAGCGTGTGCTCGCCGAGGTTCATGACGAGTTCGGCATGATTCGGGTATTGGAAGTGGCGGATTACCGCTTCCTCGAATTTGGCGACGCCATCGAGCAAAGCTGCGTGTTCACCGCCGACCCCAGCTGGCTGGAGTACGACTACACCCGGGCCATGCTGATCGGCGCCCTGTGTCATTCCGCCCCCGAGAGTGCGCTGTTTCTCGGCCTGGGCGCCGGGACCCTGACCCAGGCGTGCCTGAAGTTCCTGCCCCTGGAAGACGTCGAGGCCATCGAACTGCGTCCGGATGTGCCGCGCCTGGCCATCGAGTACCTGGGGCTGGACGACGATCCGCGTCTATATATAAGAATCGGTGATGCCCTGGAGCTGCTGGACAGCGCCGAATGCGCCGACCTGATCTTCGTCGACCTGTACACCGATGTCGGCCCCGGCGTCGGCCATCTGGCCTGGGGGTTTCTGGAAAACTGTCAGAAGCGCCTCAATCCCGGTGGCTGGCTGGTGATCAACCAATGGGCCACCGATGATGGCAAGCCCCTCGGCGCCGCGCTGTTGCGCGGACTCTATCACCGGCATTACTGGGAGCTGCCGGTGAAGGAGGGCAACGTGATCCTGATCGTGCCCTCCGATCTTGAGCAGACGCTCGATCTGCCAGCTCTGAATGCCCGGGCCGAAGCCCTGGCTCCGCGCCTGGGTTACTCCCTGCAGCCGCTGATCAAGGCCATTCGCCCTGCGACATGA
- a CDS encoding crotonase/enoyl-CoA hydratase family protein — MNQPSASRVSRELRGHLFLIGLDRVAKRNAFDLELLNQLSLAYGEFEASSQARIAVVFGHGEHFTAGLDLANVGAALAQGWQAPPGGCDPWGVFAGPRVSKPVIVAVQGYCLTIGIELMLAADINLCASNTRFAQMEVQRGIFPFGGATLRLHQLAGWGNAMRWLLTGDEFDAHEALRLGLVQEVMASEDLLPRAVALAERIARQAPLGVQATLMSARQARLEGETAAAQGLPPLVHKLMNSEDAKEGVQAMIEKRPGVFKGC, encoded by the coding sequence ATGAATCAGCCCAGTGCAAGCCGTGTCAGCCGCGAACTGCGTGGTCATCTATTCCTGATCGGCCTGGACCGGGTCGCCAAGCGCAATGCCTTCGACCTGGAACTGCTCAACCAGCTGAGCCTGGCCTACGGCGAGTTCGAAGCCAGCAGCCAAGCGCGGATCGCCGTGGTGTTCGGCCACGGCGAGCACTTCACCGCGGGGCTGGACCTGGCCAATGTCGGTGCCGCCCTGGCCCAGGGCTGGCAAGCACCGCCCGGCGGCTGCGACCCGTGGGGCGTGTTCGCCGGACCGCGGGTGAGCAAGCCGGTGATCGTCGCCGTGCAGGGTTACTGCCTGACCATCGGTATCGAGCTGATGCTGGCGGCGGACATCAACCTGTGCGCCAGCAACACGCGCTTTGCCCAGATGGAGGTACAACGCGGGATATTTCCCTTCGGCGGCGCGACCCTGCGCCTGCACCAGCTGGCCGGCTGGGGCAACGCCATGCGCTGGTTGCTCACCGGCGATGAATTCGACGCCCATGAAGCGCTGCGTCTGGGACTGGTGCAGGAGGTGATGGCCAGCGAAGACCTGCTGCCCCGGGCCGTGGCACTGGCCGAGCGCATCGCCCGGCAAGCACCGCTGGGCGTGCAGGCGACGCTGATGTCGGCGCGTCAGGCCCGGCTTGAGGGCGAAACGGCGGCCGCTCAGGGCCTGCCGCCGCTGGTGCACAAGCTGATGAACAGCGAAGACGCCAAGGAAGGGGTGCAGGCGATGATCGAAAAACGCCCCGGGGTGTTCAAGGGCTGTTGA
- a CDS encoding DODA-type extradiol aromatic ring-opening family dioxygenase: protein MLPSLFISHGSPMLALEPGASGPALARLAAQLPRPKAILVVSAHWESQDLRVSAHPHPETWHDFGGFPAALFAVQYPAPGDPELAAQVVELLKADGLPAQLDKERPFDHGAWVPLSLMYPQADIPVIQLSLPTRLGPALQTRIGHALAGLRQQGVLLIGSGSITHNLRELDWHAGPESVEPWAKAFRDWMIEKLAANDEAALHDYRQQAPHAVRSHPSDEHLLPLYFARGAGGEFGVAHQGFTMGALGMDIYRFG from the coding sequence ATGCTCCCCAGCCTGTTTATCTCCCATGGTTCTCCCATGCTGGCCCTGGAACCTGGCGCCAGTGGCCCCGCGCTGGCTCGCCTGGCGGCACAACTGCCGCGCCCCAAAGCGATCCTGGTGGTTTCGGCCCACTGGGAAAGCCAGGATTTGCGAGTCAGCGCCCATCCGCACCCGGAAACCTGGCATGACTTTGGCGGCTTCCCGGCAGCGCTGTTCGCTGTGCAGTACCCCGCTCCCGGCGACCCTGAGCTGGCGGCGCAAGTGGTGGAGCTGCTCAAGGCCGACGGCCTGCCGGCCCAGCTCGACAAGGAGCGCCCCTTCGACCACGGCGCGTGGGTGCCACTGTCCCTGATGTACCCGCAAGCGGACATCCCGGTGATCCAGCTATCGCTGCCCACCCGCCTGGGTCCGGCCCTGCAGACGCGCATCGGCCACGCCCTGGCAGGCCTGCGGCAACAGGGCGTGTTGCTGATCGGCTCCGGCAGCATCACCCACAACCTGCGGGAGCTGGACTGGCATGCAGGTCCGGAAAGCGTCGAGCCCTGGGCCAAGGCCTTTCGGGACTGGATGATCGAGAAGCTGGCGGCCAATGATGAAGCGGCCCTGCATGATTACCGGCAGCAGGCACCGCATGCCGTGCGCAGCCATCCCAGCGATGAACACCTGCTGCCGCTGTACTTCGCCCGGGGTGCCGGCGGTGAGTTCGGCGTGGCCCACCAGGGCTTTACCATGGGCGCCTTGGGGATGGACATCTATCGCTTTGGCTGA
- a CDS encoding thiopurine S-methyltransferase — protein MQADFWQKRWERDQIGFHLAEVNPYLRQYWPALGLAAQTRVLVPLCGKSLDLIWLADQGYEVLGIELAEKAVEDFFREHQLQPQISQHGEFKVYAQGPIQLWCGDFFALTAEDTAGCTALYDRAAMIALPPPMRQRYCAHLNGLLPEGSKGLLITMDYAQEQLDGPPFAVLDDEVCQRLGGVWQLQVETERDILGESWKFLQGGVTRLVERVYRLNKQGARE, from the coding sequence ATGCAAGCGGACTTTTGGCAAAAGCGTTGGGAGCGGGATCAGATCGGCTTTCACCTGGCAGAGGTCAACCCCTACCTGCGGCAGTACTGGCCGGCCCTGGGCCTGGCAGCGCAAACCCGCGTGCTGGTGCCGTTGTGCGGCAAGAGCCTGGACCTGATCTGGCTCGCCGACCAGGGTTACGAGGTGCTGGGCATCGAGTTGGCGGAAAAGGCAGTGGAGGATTTCTTTCGTGAGCATCAGTTGCAGCCGCAGATCAGCCAGCACGGAGAGTTCAAGGTCTATGCTCAGGGACCGATCCAGCTCTGGTGTGGCGATTTCTTTGCCCTGACTGCCGAGGACACGGCGGGTTGCACAGCCCTGTACGACCGTGCGGCCATGATCGCCTTGCCCCCGCCGATGCGGCAGCGCTACTGCGCCCACCTCAATGGCCTGCTGCCGGAGGGCAGCAAGGGGCTGTTGATAACCATGGATTACGCCCAGGAGCAACTGGACGGGCCGCCATTCGCGGTGCTCGACGATGAAGTTTGCCAGCGTCTCGGGGGTGTCTGGCAGCTGCAGGTCGAAACGGAGCGCGACATTCTTGGCGAGAGCTGGAAGTTTCTCCAGGGTGGCGTGACCCGGCTGGTGGAGAGGGTCTATCGCCTGAACAAGCAAGGTGCCCGTGAATAG
- the htpX gene encoding protease HtpX, producing MMRILLFLATNLAVVLIASITLSLFGFNGFMAANGVDLNLNQLLIFCAVFGFAGSLFSLFISKWMAKMSTSTQIITQPRTRHEQWLLQTVEQLSREAGIKMPEVGIFPAYEANAFATGWNKNDALVAVSQGLLERFSPDEVKAVLAHEIGHVANGDMVTLALIQGVVNTFVMFFARIIGNFVDKVIFKNEEGQGIAYYVATIFAELVLGFLASAIVMWFSRKREYRADEAGARLAGTNAMIGALQRLRSEQGLPVHMPDTLNAFGINGGIKQGLARMFMSHPPLEERIDALRRRG from the coding sequence ATGATGCGAATCCTGCTGTTTTTGGCCACTAACCTTGCGGTCGTGCTGATTGCCAGCATCACCCTGAGCCTTTTCGGCTTCAACGGGTTCATGGCGGCCAATGGGGTTGATCTCAACCTCAATCAGCTGCTGATTTTCTGTGCCGTCTTTGGTTTTGCCGGTTCGCTGTTCTCGCTGTTCATCTCCAAGTGGATGGCGAAGATGAGCACCAGCACGCAGATCATCACTCAACCGCGCACCCGCCATGAGCAATGGTTGTTGCAAACCGTTGAGCAACTGTCCCGTGAAGCCGGGATCAAGATGCCCGAAGTGGGTATTTTCCCGGCCTATGAGGCCAACGCCTTCGCCACCGGCTGGAACAAGAACGACGCTCTGGTAGCGGTCAGCCAGGGCCTGCTGGAGCGTTTCTCGCCCGATGAAGTGAAAGCCGTGCTGGCCCATGAGATCGGTCACGTTGCCAACGGCGACATGGTGACCCTGGCGCTGATCCAGGGCGTGGTGAACACCTTCGTGATGTTCTTCGCGCGGATCATCGGCAACTTCGTCGACAAGGTGATCTTCAAGAACGAAGAAGGCCAGGGCATTGCCTACTACGTGGCGACCATCTTCGCCGAGTTGGTCCTGGGTTTCCTGGCCAGCGCCATCGTCATGTGGTTCTCGCGCAAGCGTGAATACCGTGCCGACGAAGCCGGTGCCCGGCTGGCCGGCACCAACGCCATGATCGGTGCCCTGCAGCGCCTGCGTTCGGAACAGGGCCTGCCGGTGCACATGCCCGACACCCTGAACGCCTTCGGCATCAATGGCGGCATCAAACAGGGCCTGGCTCGCATGTTCATGAGCCACCCGCCGCTGGAAGAGCGTATCGACGCCCTGCGTCGTCGCGGCTGA
- a CDS encoding pyridoxal phosphate-dependent aminotransferase yields MQVSKSNKLANVCYDIRGPVLKHAKRLEEEGHRILKLNIGNPAPFGFEAPDEILQDVIRNLPTAQGYSDSKGLFSARKAVMQYYQQKQVEGIGIEDIYLGNGVSELIVMAMQALLNNGDEVLVPAPDYPLWTAAVSLAGGNPVHYLCDEQANWWPDLADIKAKITPNTKALVIINPNNPTGAVYPKEVLLGMLELARQHNLVVFSDEIYDKILYDDAVHICTASLAPDLLCLTFNGLSKSYRVAGFRSGWVAISGPKQHALSYIEGIDMLANMRLCANVPSQHAIQTALGGYQSINDLVLPPGRLLEQRNRTWELLNDIPGVSCVKPMGALYAFPRIDPKVCPIHNDEKFVLDLLLSEKLLVVQGTAFNWPWPDHFRVVTLPRVDDLEQAIGRIGSFLKSYRQ; encoded by the coding sequence ATGCAGGTCAGCAAATCGAACAAGCTCGCCAACGTCTGTTATGACATTCGCGGCCCAGTGCTCAAGCACGCCAAGCGTCTGGAGGAGGAAGGCCATCGCATCCTCAAGCTGAACATCGGCAACCCGGCGCCCTTTGGTTTCGAAGCGCCGGACGAGATTCTCCAGGACGTGATTCGCAACCTGCCCACCGCCCAGGGCTACAGCGACTCCAAGGGCCTGTTCAGTGCGCGCAAGGCAGTGATGCAGTACTACCAGCAAAAGCAGGTGGAAGGCATCGGCATTGAAGACATCTACCTGGGCAACGGTGTTTCAGAACTGATCGTGATGGCCATGCAGGCCCTGCTCAACAACGGCGACGAAGTGCTAGTGCCGGCCCCGGACTATCCACTGTGGACCGCCGCGGTGAGCCTGGCGGGCGGCAATCCGGTGCACTACCTGTGCGACGAGCAGGCCAACTGGTGGCCGGACCTGGCCGACATCAAGGCCAAGATCACCCCGAACACCAAAGCCCTGGTGATCATCAACCCGAACAACCCCACCGGCGCCGTGTACCCCAAGGAAGTCCTGCTGGGCATGCTGGAGTTGGCCCGCCAGCACAACCTGGTGGTGTTCTCGGACGAGATCTACGACAAGATCCTCTACGATGACGCCGTGCACATCTGCACCGCCTCCCTGGCACCGGACCTGCTGTGCCTGACCTTCAACGGCCTGTCCAAGTCCTACCGCGTGGCCGGTTTCCGTTCCGGCTGGGTGGCCATTTCCGGTCCCAAGCAGCATGCCCTGAGCTATATCGAAGGCATCGACATGCTGGCCAACATGCGCCTGTGCGCCAACGTGCCCAGCCAGCACGCGATCCAGACCGCCCTGGGCGGCTACCAGAGCATCAATGACCTGGTGCTGCCGCCGGGCCGCCTGCTGGAACAGCGCAACCGCACCTGGGAGCTGCTCAACGACATTCCCGGGGTCAGCTGCGTGAAACCCATGGGCGCGCTGTATGCCTTCCCCCGGATCGACCCGAAAGTCTGCCCGATCCATAACGATGAGAAGTTCGTTCTCGACCTGCTGCTTTCGGAAAAACTCCTGGTGGTCCAGGGCACCGCGTTCAACTGGCCTTGGCCGGATCACTTCCGCGTGGTCACCCTGCCGCGGGTGGATGACCTGGAACAAGCCATTGGTCGGATCGGAAGTTTCCTTAAGTCCTACCGCCAATAA
- the msrB gene encoding peptide-methionine (R)-S-oxide reductase MsrB: MEKLEKTLEEWRAMLDPEQYNVCRLKGTERPFSGKYNATKADGVYHCICCNEPLFDSRAKFDSGCGWPSFYEPIADSAMVEIRDMSHGMIRTEVVCAKCDAHLGHVFPDGPPPTGLRYCINSVCLDLLPR; this comes from the coding sequence ATGGAAAAGCTGGAAAAAACCCTGGAAGAGTGGCGGGCAATGCTCGATCCGGAGCAGTACAACGTTTGCCGGCTCAAAGGCACCGAACGTCCGTTCTCGGGCAAGTACAACGCCACCAAGGCCGATGGCGTCTATCACTGCATCTGCTGCAACGAGCCGCTGTTCGACTCCCGGGCCAAATTCGACTCCGGTTGTGGCTGGCCCAGTTTCTACGAGCCGATCGCCGACAGCGCCATGGTCGAGATCCGCGACATGAGCCACGGCATGATCCGCACCGAAGTGGTCTGCGCCAAGTGCGATGCCCACCTGGGCCACGTTTTTCCGGACGGTCCGCCACCCACTGGCCTGCGTTACTGCATCAACTCGGTGTGCCTGGATCTGCTGCCGCGCTAG
- a CDS encoding glutathione peroxidase produces the protein MTDSLLTIPCITIKGEHKTLADFAGKAVLVVNTASKCGFTPQYKGLEQLWQTYKDQGLVVLGFPCNQFGKQEPGDEGAISEFCELNYGVSFPLFKKIDVNGAAAHPLFVQLKKRAPGVLGSQGIKWNFTKFLIGRDGKLVKRFAPATKPQDLGREIEALLK, from the coding sequence ATGACCGACTCGCTGCTGACTATTCCCTGCATCACCATCAAGGGCGAACACAAGACCCTGGCGGACTTCGCCGGCAAGGCCGTGCTGGTGGTCAATACCGCCAGCAAGTGTGGCTTCACCCCCCAGTACAAGGGGCTTGAGCAGCTGTGGCAGACCTACAAGGACCAGGGCCTGGTGGTGCTGGGTTTTCCCTGCAACCAGTTCGGCAAGCAGGAACCGGGTGACGAAGGGGCGATTTCCGAGTTCTGCGAGCTGAACTACGGCGTCAGCTTCCCGCTGTTCAAGAAGATCGACGTCAATGGCGCCGCGGCTCACCCGCTGTTCGTCCAGTTGAAGAAGCGCGCCCCCGGTGTCCTGGGTTCCCAGGGCATCAAGTGGAATTTCACCAAGTTCCTGATCGGTCGGGACGGCAAGCTGGTCAAGCGCTTCGCTCCGGCGACCAAGCCCCAGGACCTTGGCCGCGAGATCGAAGCCCTGCTCAAATGA
- a CDS encoding MarR family winged helix-turn-helix transcriptional regulator, translating to MNDQPVDASLQLDRQLCFKLYAASRAVVRGYKPMLDRLGLTYPQYLVMLVLWEWQATPVSQPTVKALGERLLLDSGTLTPLLKRLQQLQLVQRQRSGRDEREVHLSLSEAGLALRDRVPPLKAALLCDSGVDLDNLDPLRDGLDHLLQQIRALS from the coding sequence ATGAACGACCAGCCTGTGGATGCCTCCCTCCAGCTCGACCGCCAGCTGTGCTTCAAGCTGTACGCCGCCTCGCGGGCGGTGGTGCGTGGCTACAAGCCGATGCTCGACCGCCTGGGCCTGACCTACCCGCAGTACCTGGTGATGCTGGTGCTGTGGGAGTGGCAGGCGACGCCAGTGTCGCAGCCGACCGTCAAGGCCCTGGGGGAGCGCCTGTTGCTCGACTCCGGAACCCTGACCCCGCTGCTCAAGCGTTTGCAGCAACTGCAACTGGTGCAGCGTCAACGTTCCGGACGCGATGAGCGGGAAGTGCACCTGAGCCTGAGCGAAGCCGGGCTGGCGCTGCGGGATCGGGTGCCGCCGCTCAAGGCGGCGCTGTTGTGCGACAGCGGAGTCGATCTCGACAACCTCGATCCCTTGCGCGATGGCCTCGATCACCTGCTGCAGCAGATCAGAGCCTTGTCGTAG